One window from the genome of Lentibacillus daqui encodes:
- a CDS encoding DUF421 domain-containing protein, whose amino-acid sequence MFLFIGKAVILYILAIGVIRLMGRTAFAQLTAHDLTGLFFVITLAMGPLANDKLSYAIGGLIAIGVLHIVFSKLALVNYLNKLFIGKPTLIIKHGKLIKENLKQSHFTLAGVLATLREKGYPDLTLVEFAIIEPSGEISIIPKQAATPVTPEQLGIETAYQGIPVAVIVEGKIQYRNLKHMNKDEQWLKKELKSAGQPNHETIFYAAVRDKDDHLLTIDYGNG is encoded by the coding sequence GTGTTTTTGTTTATTGGGAAAGCGGTCATATTGTACATTCTGGCAATCGGTGTTATCCGGCTAATGGGGAGGACTGCTTTTGCGCAATTAACAGCGCATGATCTGACAGGTCTTTTCTTTGTTATTACATTGGCAATGGGGCCGTTAGCAAATGATAAATTGAGCTATGCCATTGGCGGATTAATCGCTATTGGTGTGCTTCATATCGTTTTTTCCAAACTTGCACTTGTCAATTACCTGAATAAACTATTCATTGGCAAGCCGACATTGATTATCAAACATGGTAAACTAATCAAGGAAAATTTAAAGCAATCTCATTTTACCCTGGCAGGTGTGCTGGCTACGCTTCGTGAAAAAGGCTATCCCGACTTGACCCTGGTTGAATTTGCGATAATTGAACCGAGCGGGGAGATTAGTATTATACCGAAACAAGCGGCTACACCGGTAACTCCCGAACAATTAGGGATCGAAACAGCATATCAGGGTATCCCAGTGGCTGTTATTGTCGAGGGGAAAATCCAGTATCGTAACCTGAAACATATGAATAAGGATGAACAATGGCTGAAGAAAGAATTAAAATCCGCCGGTCAACCAAATCATGAGACTATTTTTTATGCGGCTGTACGTGACAAAGATGATCATTTGCTGACCATTGATTATGGTAACGGATAA
- a CDS encoding NTP transferase domain-containing protein — protein sequence MTRDEIAAIYLAAGRSRRFGKNKLHQPLENRPLGSFALRTALQSSLDRVIVVTNTTDRLNWIPNDWLSTYQGKWVHVACKDAGKGQSYSLKCGLHYAGKFHMKAAMVLLADQPFISTRMINQLIEQHRQNPDLLFVAATFSGIARPPILFTSSIFPKLFQLQGDQGARQLLQHESAKGRFVHFSDPWAFFDVDTTADYQIIKDCTMHM from the coding sequence GTGACACGAGACGAAATAGCAGCCATTTATCTAGCAGCAGGCAGAAGCAGACGTTTTGGCAAGAATAAACTGCATCAGCCACTTGAAAATAGACCACTCGGTAGTTTTGCCCTTCGTACTGCCCTACAATCGTCCCTGGACCGGGTAATTGTTGTGACCAATACGACGGATAGGCTTAATTGGATACCGAATGACTGGCTCTCGACGTACCAAGGAAAATGGGTTCATGTTGCATGTAAAGATGCCGGCAAGGGCCAATCGTATTCATTAAAATGTGGCCTGCATTACGCAGGAAAATTCCATATGAAGGCGGCCATGGTTCTTTTAGCCGACCAGCCATTCATTTCCACGAGGATGATTAATCAACTGATTGAACAGCATAGACAGAACCCAGATTTATTATTTGTTGCGGCAACCTTTTCCGGTATAGCACGACCGCCAATTTTGTTTACCAGCAGTATATTCCCAAAACTATTCCAATTACAAGGTGATCAAGGGGCCCGCCAATTGCTACAGCATGAATCAGCAAAAGGACGTTTTGTTCATTTTTCCGACCCCTGGGCTTTTTTTGATGTGGATACAACAGCGGATTACCAGATAATTAAAGACTGCACCATGCATATGTAA
- a CDS encoding XdhC family protein, producing the protein MAHIIEMLDEIANSDEQSVLATIIHVEGSAYQKEGTSMLFSANGKQIGIISAGCLETDLAIRATELMQTSSVQNQTFVYDTSAEDDLSWGRGAGCNGKIHILLEKVNSINYKDLLTLRVYLHQGIPVVAMKIFEKDPSSVRTLYVSKDQHMFGHRDAMSHQLNKIARHANKSRLQYMENLGSHIFIHRFEPQPRLFIFGAGPDVIPLAAVAAKTNFKVIIWDWRLARLNKMDFPDANFIKTPSIPEMVKELDFWPTDSIMIMTHDFQKDKELLASLSSQQVNYFGILGPRKRTSRLLHGKNIPEHVHSPAGLAIGAKGPEEIAISIVADMVQVKREKSYEKRLAGDTRRNSSHLSSSRQKQTFWQE; encoded by the coding sequence ATGGCTCATATTATTGAAATGCTTGATGAAATCGCAAATTCGGATGAGCAAAGTGTGTTAGCGACAATTATTCATGTAGAAGGGTCAGCATACCAAAAAGAAGGAACATCGATGCTGTTTTCCGCAAATGGAAAGCAAATAGGCATCATTAGTGCAGGCTGTTTGGAAACTGATTTGGCAATTCGGGCGACTGAACTGATGCAAACGTCATCGGTTCAAAATCAGACATTTGTCTATGATACAAGTGCCGAGGACGACTTATCCTGGGGTCGCGGTGCTGGTTGTAACGGAAAAATCCATATTCTCCTGGAAAAGGTGAATTCTATAAACTACAAGGATTTACTTACATTAAGGGTTTATCTTCATCAGGGCATTCCAGTAGTAGCAATGAAGATTTTTGAAAAAGATCCTTCGTCTGTTCGCACGCTCTATGTGTCGAAGGATCAGCATATGTTTGGCCATCGTGATGCCATGTCACATCAATTGAACAAAATTGCACGTCACGCGAACAAATCACGTCTGCAATATATGGAAAATTTGGGTAGCCATATCTTTATTCATCGTTTTGAACCACAACCCCGCCTGTTTATTTTTGGAGCAGGGCCTGATGTCATTCCTTTGGCAGCTGTAGCAGCTAAAACCAATTTTAAGGTAATCATCTGGGACTGGCGGCTGGCAAGGCTGAACAAAATGGATTTTCCGGATGCTAATTTTATCAAGACCCCATCCATTCCGGAAATGGTAAAAGAACTGGATTTCTGGCCAACCGATTCCATTATGATTATGACCCATGATTTTCAAAAGGACAAAGAACTGCTTGCATCATTGTCCAGTCAACAGGTAAACTATTTTGGCATTCTCGGTCCACGTAAACGTACTTCCAGACTCTTGCATGGAAAAAACATACCAGAACACGTTCATTCTCCCGCAGGACTGGCAATTGGGGCTAAGGGCCCTGAAGAAATCGCTATTAGCATTGTTGCTGACATGGTTCAGGTTAAACGAGAAAAATCGTATGAAAAGAGGTTAGCCGGTGACACGAGACGAAATAGCAGCCATTTATCTAGCAGCAGGCAGAAGCAGACGTTTTGGCAAGAATAA
- a CDS encoding (2Fe-2S)-binding protein yields MKAAQENLVTLNINGLQKNLYVRNAETLLYTLRDQLGLMGAKPGCENGDCGTCTILIDGTPINSCHILTVEAVNHQITTIEGLLDQTVQNDFIKNWAIQCGYCTPGYVLNSYALIENCPDPDDAVIDEWLESNICRCTGYQEIKEAVKSMLNVRKNKNGSYY; encoded by the coding sequence ATGAAAGCAGCACAAGAAAACTTGGTTACATTAAACATTAATGGTCTGCAAAAAAACCTATATGTACGCAATGCAGAGACACTTCTATATACATTACGCGATCAACTGGGACTGATGGGAGCAAAGCCCGGGTGTGAGAATGGCGATTGCGGCACATGTACCATTCTTATCGATGGCACTCCCATTAATTCCTGCCACATACTAACTGTAGAAGCAGTCAATCATCAAATTACAACGATTGAAGGATTACTTGACCAGACTGTGCAAAATGATTTCATCAAAAATTGGGCGATTCAATGTGGATATTGTACACCCGGATATGTACTTAATAGTTATGCCCTCATCGAAAATTGCCCTGATCCGGACGATGCAGTAATTGATGAATGGCTGGAATCCAATATTTGCCGATGTACTGGATACCAGGAAATCAAGGAGGCTGTAAAAAGCATGTTGAATGTGAGGAAAAACAAAAATGGCTCATATTATTGA
- a CDS encoding FAD binding domain-containing protein: MIAFDFEYYKPTTIQEAVTLFYDLQANGKIPHYYAGGTEFISRARMHEIQVDAVIDLKGIPDCNEFQFNGNQLVIGSAVTLTTIADSNLFPLLSDVSRAIAHRTARNKITIGGNISGHLCYREALLPFLLADSEVVIAEKKGIRTTSIHKIYQNGVQLNDGEFLIQIITDGQFSNYPYWSSKKTKHSNVNYPIVSLASMKVDGKIRVALSGVCDFPFRTEQLELVLNDTSYSEQTRIQQVLNHLPGATHNDMHGSREYREFVLAQELAKLLQRSKGVS, translated from the coding sequence ATGATAGCCTTTGATTTTGAATATTATAAACCAACAACCATACAGGAAGCGGTCACGCTATTTTACGATTTGCAGGCAAACGGAAAAATACCCCACTACTATGCGGGTGGCACAGAATTTATTAGCCGGGCCCGAATGCATGAGATCCAAGTGGATGCAGTCATCGATTTAAAAGGAATCCCTGATTGCAATGAATTTCAGTTCAACGGAAATCAACTTGTGATTGGTTCAGCTGTTACATTGACAACCATTGCTGATTCCAACCTATTTCCCTTACTGTCAGACGTTTCACGTGCGATTGCACACCGAACTGCCCGCAACAAAATAACAATTGGCGGCAATATTTCCGGGCATCTATGTTATCGGGAGGCCCTTCTTCCTTTTCTGTTAGCCGACAGCGAGGTTGTCATTGCGGAAAAAAAGGGGATCAGAACAACATCCATTCATAAAATCTATCAGAACGGCGTACAACTGAATGATGGAGAATTTCTTATCCAGATCATCACGGATGGTCAATTTTCCAACTATCCATACTGGAGCAGCAAAAAAACAAAACATTCCAATGTGAACTATCCGATTGTCTCTCTCGCTTCCATGAAAGTGGACGGAAAAATAAGGGTTGCACTTAGCGGTGTATGTGATTTCCCTTTTCGAACGGAGCAATTGGAGTTGGTATTAAATGACACCTCCTATTCGGAGCAAACAAGAATCCAACAGGTACTAAACCATCTGCCGGGTGCAACGCATAACGACATGCATGGATCACGGGAATACCGGGAATTTGTGCTGGCACAGGAACTGGCGAAATTATTGCAACGTAGCAAGGGGGTATCCTGA
- a CDS encoding xanthine dehydrogenase family protein molybdopterin-binding subunit: MNKENFSVVGKDVQRIDAADKAFGRVKYTGDISIPGVLHAALHTSDYAHAKIKSIDTAKAWEVPGVQAILTGEEVPLLVGPLLADRPILAQKKVRYYGESVAMVVADTIQHAKQAANLIHIDYEELPVVNSPGEAILPNAPLIHEDLGTYKVQVEGVHAIPDSNIANLTKIRKGNMETGWNESDITIETDLSFSPSDHAALETRVARVEILPDDRVMIYSSTQGPFYIKKLFSQFFNIDAGKISVHTPMLGGAFGGKGTVQLEFLAYVASRAVGGKMVKIQNSREEDLITSPVHIGLEAKVKLGASSDGKLKAAAFEFLFDSGAYSDMGAGMSKAGAVDCTGPYRIDHVTCDSHCVYTNHPYATSFRGFGHNELTFVMERAMDILAAKLNMDPLELRLANAIKPGDTTPTQTHLNASNIGDVSSCIKKLKQLINWDEGQQITTNDGKIRTKGISSFWKTSSTPPNATAGVILTFNRDGSVNLNCAAVELGQGTKTVLAQILAERLKMDMKKIHVTMEVNTQYDPHQWKTVASSTTYLAGRAVIAAAEDVIKQLKNTASIVLKCLPDDLDVANGMVFIKDSPEYGIKIKDVANSYKYPNGNSIGGLVIGEGSHVVRHLTPLDPETGFGKPGPQWTVGAQAVEIEFDPLDCTYKILKAATVLDAGKVINPNAAIGQMRGGMYLGLSWASRESFTFDDNGKVLNPKLRSYDILRFSEAPEYLVDFVETPLVDGPFGARGIGEYGVIGMASALANSLSLACGTNMNQLPLVPELIWRKRGGSK; the protein is encoded by the coding sequence ATGAATAAAGAGAATTTTTCCGTTGTCGGGAAGGATGTGCAACGGATCGATGCTGCGGATAAAGCATTTGGCCGGGTAAAATATACTGGAGACATTTCTATCCCAGGAGTCCTGCATGCGGCCTTACATACAAGTGATTACGCGCATGCCAAAATTAAATCTATTGATACAGCAAAAGCTTGGGAAGTTCCCGGCGTGCAGGCTATTTTAACCGGTGAGGAAGTACCACTGCTTGTTGGTCCATTGCTTGCTGACCGGCCTATTTTAGCACAGAAAAAGGTTCGTTATTACGGTGAATCGGTTGCAATGGTAGTTGCCGATACTATCCAGCATGCAAAACAGGCTGCAAATCTTATTCACATAGACTATGAGGAACTGCCTGTTGTCAATTCTCCTGGTGAAGCGATCCTGCCCAATGCTCCGTTAATTCACGAGGATTTAGGTACATATAAAGTTCAAGTGGAAGGAGTCCATGCAATACCCGACTCCAATATTGCCAACCTGACCAAAATCCGAAAAGGCAATATGGAAACCGGCTGGAATGAAAGTGATATAACCATTGAAACAGATTTGTCCTTCTCGCCGTCTGACCATGCAGCACTGGAAACAAGAGTCGCCCGGGTGGAAATTCTTCCCGATGATCGAGTTATGATTTATTCCTCAACACAGGGGCCTTTTTATATCAAAAAATTATTCAGTCAGTTTTTCAATATTGACGCAGGGAAAATATCGGTGCATACGCCCATGCTCGGTGGCGCATTCGGCGGAAAAGGAACCGTACAACTTGAATTTCTGGCCTATGTAGCCTCCCGAGCTGTTGGAGGGAAAATGGTAAAAATCCAAAATTCAAGGGAAGAAGATTTAATCACTTCACCCGTTCATATCGGATTGGAGGCGAAGGTAAAACTTGGTGCATCCAGCGACGGGAAATTAAAAGCAGCCGCTTTCGAATTTTTGTTTGACAGCGGAGCCTATTCCGACATGGGTGCCGGCATGAGTAAGGCTGGTGCCGTCGATTGCACCGGCCCTTATCGAATTGATCATGTCACCTGTGATTCCCATTGTGTTTATACAAACCATCCATATGCCACCTCATTTCGAGGCTTTGGACACAATGAATTAACATTTGTCATGGAACGAGCCATGGACATACTTGCCGCAAAGTTAAATATGGATCCCCTTGAATTACGATTGGCAAATGCTATCAAGCCAGGTGATACAACACCAACCCAAACCCATTTAAATGCCAGCAATATTGGTGATGTATCTTCATGTATAAAAAAGTTAAAACAGCTTATCAATTGGGATGAAGGACAACAGATCACAACAAATGACGGTAAAATACGAACAAAAGGAATCAGTTCATTTTGGAAAACCTCGAGTACGCCGCCAAATGCAACAGCCGGCGTGATTCTCACCTTTAATCGCGATGGGAGCGTGAATTTGAATTGTGCTGCCGTGGAACTTGGCCAGGGGACAAAAACGGTGCTGGCACAAATCCTGGCCGAACGATTGAAAATGGATATGAAAAAAATTCATGTGACCATGGAAGTAAATACCCAATATGATCCGCATCAGTGGAAAACGGTTGCCAGCAGTACAACCTATTTGGCTGGACGAGCCGTGATCGCCGCAGCTGAAGATGTAATCAAACAATTAAAAAATACCGCATCAATTGTACTAAAGTGTTTACCTGATGATCTCGATGTGGCAAATGGGATGGTTTTTATCAAGGATAGTCCTGAGTATGGAATAAAGATCAAGGATGTAGCGAATTCATACAAATATCCAAATGGTAATTCCATAGGTGGTTTGGTCATTGGTGAAGGGTCTCATGTTGTGCGGCATTTGACACCATTGGATCCGGAAACTGGTTTTGGTAAACCGGGACCGCAATGGACAGTTGGTGCGCAAGCGGTCGAAATCGAATTCGACCCACTCGATTGCACATACAAAATTCTCAAAGCAGCAACTGTCCTTGATGCTGGAAAAGTGATTAATCCAAACGCGGCAATTGGGCAAATGCGTGGTGGTATGTATCTGGGACTAAGCTGGGCTTCCAGAGAATCGTTTACCTTTGATGATAATGGAAAGGTACTTAATCCGAAACTAAGATCCTATGATATTCTGCGATTCAGTGAAGCCCCGGAATACCTTGTTGATTTCGTGGAAACACCACTTGTCGATGGACCATTCGGAGCCCGGGGGATTGGCGAATATGGGGTCATCGGTATGGCCAGCGCTTTAGCCAATAGTTTATCACTTGCCTGTGGTACGAATATGAACCAGCTTCCCCTGGTACCTGAACTGATTTGGCGGAAAAGAGGAGGAAGCAAATGA
- a CDS encoding DUF4227 family protein, whose amino-acid sequence MKQIIWDTLKIFVIFVACTFLFYFGLQAMHTEYEQIHRYDVPEGPSVKVFKTDNRFIDRLHLFFRLGE is encoded by the coding sequence GTGAAGCAAATAATATGGGACACATTAAAGATTTTCGTTATTTTTGTTGCATGCACGTTTTTGTTTTATTTTGGACTTCAGGCGATGCATACTGAATATGAACAAATCCATCGTTATGATGTACCTGAAGGACCATCTGTCAAAGTATTTAAGACCGACAACCGTTTCATTGATCGATTGCATTTATTTTTTCGATTAGGAGAGTAA
- the xerD gene encoding site-specific tyrosine recombinase XerD — protein sequence MLESQLEDFFHHLKIERGLSDNTLKSYHRDLQQYLHYIKTATGMVQWEAVKRRDITGFLYMLKDNGKSAATIARILSSIRLFHRFLINEQLVTHDACLHIETPKQERKLPDVLSPADVEALLSISGNTPLKIRNKAMLELLYATGLRVTELITIPISDLHLTMGFVRCLGKGAKERIVPLGDLAKDAVQEYIDDARSKLVKHQDTKALFVNQHGRPLTRQGVWKILKQAARDAGITKKITPHTLRHSFATHLLENGADLRSVQEMLGHADISTTQIYTHVTKARLKDVYNMYHPRA from the coding sequence ATGTTGGAATCACAATTGGAAGATTTCTTTCATCATTTGAAAATCGAACGGGGATTGTCGGATAATACGCTAAAGTCGTATCATCGAGACTTACAACAATATTTGCATTACATCAAAACTGCTACAGGGATGGTACAATGGGAGGCTGTCAAGCGAAGGGATATCACGGGATTTCTTTATATGTTAAAGGACAATGGTAAATCTGCTGCCACCATCGCAAGAATTCTGTCATCCATTCGCCTGTTTCATCGTTTTTTAATTAATGAACAACTTGTTACCCATGATGCATGCCTACACATTGAAACCCCCAAACAGGAAAGAAAACTGCCGGATGTTCTATCACCTGCCGATGTGGAGGCGTTGCTTTCCATCAGTGGCAATACGCCATTGAAAATACGAAATAAGGCGATGCTTGAGTTGTTATACGCGACGGGACTGCGGGTTACAGAGTTGATTACCATTCCGATTAGTGATCTTCATTTAACCATGGGATTTGTTCGCTGTTTGGGAAAAGGAGCGAAAGAGCGAATTGTTCCGCTTGGTGATCTTGCCAAAGACGCGGTCCAGGAATACATAGACGATGCCCGCAGCAAATTGGTTAAACATCAGGACACAAAAGCATTATTCGTCAATCAGCATGGCAGGCCTTTAACACGGCAAGGCGTTTGGAAGATTTTAAAGCAGGCAGCCAGGGATGCTGGTATTACCAAAAAAATAACACCGCATACACTGCGACATTCCTTTGCGACCCACTTGTTGGAAAATGGTGCTGATTTGCGGTCGGTTCAGGAAATGCTTGGACATGCAGATATTTCTACTACGCAAATTTACACGCATGTGACAAAAGCTAGATTAAAAGATGTCTATAATATGTATCATCCACGGGCGTAA
- the deoB gene encoding phosphopentomutase, with protein MNQFKRVFLIVLDSVGIGEAPDAAKFGDQGADTLGHIAERMHGLHMPNMGKLGLSNIREIDGVEKAATPLACYTKMQEASNGKDTMTGHWEIMGLNIQQPFRTFPDGFPPELINELEAKTGRKIIGNKPASGTAIIEELGEDHMKTGDLIVYTSADSVLQIAAHEEIVPLDELYRICEIARELTLDERYMVGRVIARPFVGKPGAFERTPNRHDYALKPFGRTVMNELKDSGYDVIALGKISDIYDGEGVTEAIRTKDNEDGMTKIVESMDKDFTGISFLNLVDFDAKYGHRRNPKGYGEALEAYDARLPEVLHKLTDQDLLIITADHGNDPIHHGTDHTREYVPLLVYHIGSKQGKELPLRKTFADVGATIADNFDIKMPEHGKSFLGDI; from the coding sequence ATGAATCAATTTAAACGGGTATTTTTAATTGTTCTGGATTCGGTCGGGATCGGCGAAGCACCAGATGCGGCCAAATTTGGTGATCAAGGTGCGGATACACTTGGTCATATTGCGGAGCGGATGCATGGGCTTCATATGCCAAATATGGGTAAATTGGGGTTAAGTAACATTCGAGAAATTGATGGGGTAGAAAAAGCAGCTACACCATTAGCCTGTTATACAAAAATGCAAGAGGCATCCAATGGAAAAGATACGATGACCGGTCATTGGGAAATTATGGGGTTGAACATCCAACAGCCGTTCCGGACATTTCCTGATGGTTTTCCACCTGAATTAATCAATGAACTGGAAGCAAAAACAGGCCGGAAAATAATTGGTAATAAGCCTGCTTCCGGAACTGCTATTATTGAAGAACTTGGCGAGGACCATATGAAAACGGGTGACCTGATCGTTTATACGTCAGCCGATTCCGTGTTACAAATAGCCGCCCATGAAGAGATAGTTCCGCTTGATGAACTTTACCGGATCTGTGAAATTGCCCGGGAGCTGACATTAGATGAACGATACATGGTTGGGCGAGTGATTGCCAGACCATTTGTTGGCAAGCCAGGGGCGTTTGAACGCACTCCCAATCGGCATGATTATGCACTAAAACCATTTGGACGGACAGTAATGAATGAATTAAAGGACAGTGGTTATGACGTGATTGCCCTTGGGAAAATTTCCGATATTTATGATGGGGAAGGAGTTACCGAAGCAATTCGGACGAAAGACAATGAAGATGGCATGACCAAAATAGTGGAATCTATGGATAAGGACTTTACCGGAATCAGTTTTTTAAATTTGGTTGACTTTGATGCCAAATATGGTCATCGACGTAATCCAAAAGGATATGGGGAGGCGTTAGAAGCATATGATGCCAGACTTCCAGAAGTTTTGCATAAACTGACTGATCAAGATTTGCTGATAATTACAGCTGACCATGGGAATGATCCAATTCATCATGGAACTGATCATACGCGTGAATACGTCCCATTGCTTGTTTATCATATCGGCAGTAAACAAGGCAAAGAGCTGCCATTACGAAAAACCTTTGCAGATGTTGGTGCAACCATTGCCGATAATTTTGACATAAAAATGCCAGAGCATGGAAAAAGCTTTTTGGGTGACATTTGA
- a CDS encoding pyrimidine-nucleoside phosphorylase — translation MRMYDIIEKKRDGGELTEAEIRFFVEGYTKEDIPDYQVSALLMAIYYQGMTPEECATLTSAMVDSGDKIDLSAISGIKVDKHSTGGVGDTTTLVLAPLVASLGVPVAKMSGRGLGHTGGTIDKLEAIPGFHVELTGDEFIELVNKNKVAVVGQTGNLTPADKKLYSLRDVTATVDSIPLIASSIMSKKIASGADAIVLDVKTGAGAFMKDLADAKELAHQMVSIGNHVGRKTMAVISDMSQPLGRAIGNALEVQEAIETLKGNGPTDLTELCFTLGSQMVVLANKADNLDDARLKLKESIQTGKALAQFKTFIASQGGDASVVDDPTLLPAAAQKIELKAKNSGTIQSIIADDIGTAAMMLGAGRATKESDIDLAVGLVLHKKVGDSVKAGETLVTIHANQEQIDEVKEKLYTSITIAEHPAKAPSLIYDMITE, via the coding sequence ATGAGAATGTATGATATCATTGAAAAAAAACGCGATGGTGGGGAATTAACTGAAGCAGAGATTCGTTTTTTTGTTGAGGGATATACCAAAGAAGACATTCCTGATTACCAGGTTAGTGCTCTATTAATGGCGATTTACTATCAGGGCATGACCCCGGAGGAATGTGCTACCTTAACATCAGCAATGGTTGATTCTGGAGATAAAATCGACCTTTCTGCGATTTCCGGGATAAAGGTTGATAAACATTCCACTGGTGGTGTAGGCGATACTACCACATTAGTCCTAGCACCACTGGTTGCTTCATTAGGTGTCCCGGTTGCAAAAATGAGTGGGCGCGGATTGGGACACACTGGCGGAACCATTGATAAACTGGAAGCTATCCCGGGATTTCATGTGGAATTGACAGGCGATGAATTTATTGAGTTGGTTAATAAGAATAAGGTGGCCGTTGTGGGACAAACCGGTAATTTAACACCTGCTGATAAAAAACTGTATAGTTTACGGGATGTGACCGCTACAGTGGATTCTATTCCACTGATCGCCAGCTCAATCATGAGTAAAAAAATCGCCTCCGGGGCTGATGCGATCGTGTTGGATGTGAAGACGGGTGCAGGTGCCTTCATGAAGGACCTGGCAGATGCCAAGGAACTGGCGCATCAAATGGTTTCCATTGGCAATCATGTAGGCAGAAAAACGATGGCCGTCATTTCAGATATGAGTCAGCCACTTGGCAGAGCAATCGGAAATGCATTGGAGGTTCAGGAAGCCATTGAAACACTTAAAGGTAATGGACCAACAGATTTAACCGAATTATGTTTCACACTTGGCAGCCAAATGGTCGTTCTAGCCAACAAAGCAGATAATCTTGATGACGCCAGGTTAAAACTAAAGGAAAGTATCCAAACTGGTAAAGCCTTGGCACAATTTAAAACCTTCATTGCCTCCCAAGGCGGAGACGCAAGCGTAGTGGATGACCCAACACTACTACCGGCAGCTGCCCAAAAAATCGAGTTAAAGGCGAAGAACTCCGGCACGATTCAAAGTATTATCGCAGACGACATTGGTACGGCAGCGATGATGCTTGGGGCTGGACGGGCGACAAAAGAATCAGATATTGATCTTGCAGTAGGTCTTGTACTTCATAAAAAAGTTGGTGATAGTGTCAAGGCGGGAGAAACTTTGGTAACGATCCATGCGAATCAAGAGCAGATCGATGAGGTGAAAGAAAAATTGTATACAAGCATTACCATTGCTGAGCACCCGGCAAAAGCGCCATCTTTGATTTACGATATGATAACTGAATGA